A genomic stretch from Edaphobacter aggregans includes:
- the nuoI gene encoding NADH-quinone oxidoreductase subunit NuoI → MPNFRDAAAIAKGMSITLKEIFQPTEVENYPDGKGPMRGAKFQERFRGKHQLQRDENGLEKCVACFLCAAACPSNCIYIEAAENTEEKRISSAERYAKVYNIDYNRCIFCGYCVEACPTDAITHGHGFELASLNATNLVMRKEDLLVPTHTLPDAVQSAKDEAEVLA, encoded by the coding sequence ATGCCGAACTTTCGCGACGCCGCAGCTATTGCCAAGGGAATGAGCATCACGCTTAAGGAGATCTTCCAGCCGACTGAGGTCGAAAACTATCCCGACGGCAAAGGGCCCATGCGTGGAGCGAAGTTTCAGGAGCGTTTCCGCGGCAAGCACCAGCTTCAGCGCGACGAAAACGGCCTGGAGAAGTGTGTCGCCTGCTTCCTTTGCGCGGCTGCCTGTCCTTCCAACTGCATTTACATCGAGGCGGCCGAGAATACGGAAGAGAAGCGCATCTCCTCAGCCGAGCGCTATGCCAAGGTCTACAACATCGATTACAACCGCTGCATCTTCTGCGGCTACTGTGTCGAGGCCTGCCCGACGGACGCTATTACGCATGGTCACGGCTTCGAACTCGCGTCGCTGAACGCTACCAATCTGGTCATGCGTAAGGAAGACCTGCTGGTTCCTACGCATACGCTTCCCGATGCCGTGCAGTCGGCGAAGGATGAAGCAGAAGTTCTCGCTTAA
- a CDS encoding molybdopterin-dependent oxidoreductase, which yields MNRTSALSGLVALCFVCANPALSHGQSAPAAPMAEHAHAPASPSTNLTISVEGKEAKFSVADLQAMPQKTVTVHNAHTKQDETYSGVSLGDLLAKSGFAVEQATHRQMLRSYLKAEGTDKYWVLYSVTEVEGTEHNSDVIVAIAQDGKPLGEDGQFKLIDSGDKKPQRWVRNLNAITLKTAE from the coding sequence ATGAACCGCACGTCTGCCCTCTCCGGCCTGGTCGCCCTCTGCTTCGTATGCGCGAATCCTGCGCTCTCCCACGGCCAGTCCGCGCCTGCCGCACCCATGGCCGAGCACGCCCACGCCCCCGCCTCGCCATCCACCAACCTGACCATTTCTGTCGAAGGCAAGGAGGCGAAGTTCTCCGTTGCGGACCTGCAAGCCATGCCGCAGAAGACGGTCACGGTACATAACGCGCACACGAAGCAGGATGAGACGTACTCCGGCGTATCCCTTGGAGACCTGCTGGCAAAATCCGGCTTTGCTGTCGAGCAGGCGACCCATCGCCAGATGCTCCGCAGCTACCTTAAGGCCGAGGGCACCGATAAATACTGGGTCCTCTACTCTGTAACCGAAGTGGAAGGCACCGAGCACAATAGCGACGTCATCGTTGCCATCGCACAGGACGGAAAGCCGCTTGGCGAAGACGGTCAGTTCAAACTGATCGATAGCGGAGACAAGAAGCCACAACGGTGGGTACGAAATCTCAATGCCATTACCCTGAAGACCGCCGAATAA
- a CDS encoding acyloxyacyl hydrolase translates to MKPSAFATFVLLFLVVSIAHAQAGEASGFTRKNTFTVFTEYSNNSSHILMGVSENRKLAAFGGSYARRLWMFRSGDLRYIAEIRPVLMVSDPVFQITYVFTPVSPPGPPSASTSSSESYLACKPSSSQQTIQDPTQSYSVVETTTCGRRWTYSQGFSPVGLQYGFRPRHGIQPFVSSTAGYIFSTRPIPTSQAGSFNFTFDFGAGIEFFHNRTRSIQVEYRFHHISNHYTADVNPGIDNGVLKLSYAFGR, encoded by the coding sequence ATGAAGCCATCGGCATTTGCAACCTTTGTATTGCTTTTCCTAGTTGTCTCGATTGCCCATGCTCAAGCGGGCGAAGCAAGCGGGTTCACCCGCAAGAATACCTTCACTGTCTTTACCGAATACTCGAACAATTCAAGTCATATCCTGATGGGTGTATCGGAAAACCGCAAGCTAGCTGCCTTTGGAGGCTCCTATGCGAGAAGGCTCTGGATGTTCCGTTCCGGAGACTTGCGGTACATCGCGGAGATTCGTCCCGTGCTCATGGTGAGCGACCCGGTGTTTCAGATCACGTATGTCTTTACCCCGGTGAGTCCCCCTGGACCGCCATCGGCATCTACGTCCAGCAGCGAGTCCTATCTTGCGTGCAAGCCAAGTAGCAGCCAGCAGACGATCCAGGATCCAACGCAGTCCTACTCCGTCGTGGAGACGACGACTTGCGGCAGGCGATGGACCTACTCCCAGGGGTTCTCACCGGTTGGCCTACAGTACGGCTTTCGGCCAAGGCATGGCATTCAGCCCTTTGTTTCATCGACCGCCGGCTATATCTTTTCGACCCGCCCCATCCCCACCAGCCAGGCAGGCTCTTTCAATTTCACCTTCGATTTCGGCGCCGGAATCGAATTTTTTCACAACAGAACTCGTTCCATCCAGGTTGAATACCGGTTTCACCACATATCGAACCACTACACGGCCGATGTGAACCCTGGTATAGACAATGGAGTACTCAAGCTCTCGTACGCCTTTGGCAGGTAG
- a CDS encoding UbiD family decarboxylase, with product MAYNDLRDWINALHKAGELKRITVEVDPILEMAEIADRAAKMGKGSANAGGPALLFENVKGYPGAKVLMNQFGSERRMKLALETDSLDGIADRIRTLMKPEMPTSFMDKLKMLPMLAEVGSFFPKVIAAKDAPCKEVIRRGADVNLLDIPVLKTWPQDGGCFITLPCVVTRDPKSGKRNVGMYRMQVYDGQTTGMHWQRQKVAAEHMRERLRATTPDAAGNVDLMAITSGGTAAASSLETLNAATLTKIRGDRMEVAVAIGTDPATTFSAIVPAPPDVEEYLIAGFLRQKPVELVKAETVDLEVPANAEYILEGYVELGELRTEGPFGDHTGFYTMQDDYPVFHVTCITHRRDPVYAATIVGKPPMEDAWMGKAVERIFLPLMQLTLPEIVDVNLPPEGVFHNLMIVSIKKSYAGQARKVMSGIWAMGQAMFTKCIIVVDEDCDVQDLAEVTLRTTNNIDPERDIQFTLGPIDSLDHASRLPNYGSKMGIDATRKWPAEGFNRPWPPMLTMDATVKARVDTIWSKLGIE from the coding sequence TTGGCTTACAACGACTTACGCGACTGGATCAATGCACTCCACAAAGCTGGCGAACTGAAGCGCATTACAGTGGAGGTGGACCCGATCCTTGAGATGGCCGAGATTGCCGACCGTGCGGCCAAGATGGGTAAGGGAAGTGCGAACGCAGGTGGTCCGGCGCTGTTGTTCGAGAACGTCAAAGGGTATCCCGGCGCAAAGGTATTGATGAATCAGTTCGGCAGCGAACGCCGCATGAAGCTGGCGCTCGAGACGGATTCGCTGGATGGTATTGCCGATCGTATTCGCACACTGATGAAGCCGGAGATGCCGACCAGCTTCATGGACAAGCTGAAGATGCTTCCGATGCTGGCCGAGGTGGGGAGTTTCTTCCCGAAGGTGATTGCCGCGAAAGACGCGCCGTGCAAGGAGGTCATTCGGCGCGGAGCGGACGTGAATCTGCTGGATATTCCTGTGTTGAAGACATGGCCGCAGGATGGTGGGTGCTTCATTACGCTGCCGTGCGTTGTGACGCGAGACCCGAAGTCGGGTAAGCGCAACGTGGGGATGTATCGGATGCAGGTCTACGACGGCCAGACGACAGGAATGCACTGGCAGCGGCAGAAGGTGGCGGCGGAGCATATGCGGGAACGGCTGCGTGCGACGACTCCGGACGCTGCGGGCAACGTCGACCTGATGGCGATCACGAGCGGGGGGACGGCGGCTGCGTCATCTCTGGAGACACTGAACGCTGCGACGCTTACGAAGATTCGCGGCGACCGCATGGAGGTGGCTGTGGCGATCGGGACGGATCCGGCTACGACTTTTTCTGCTATTGTGCCCGCGCCTCCTGACGTTGAGGAGTACCTGATCGCGGGCTTCCTGCGGCAGAAACCGGTTGAGCTGGTGAAGGCGGAGACGGTCGATCTCGAGGTTCCGGCGAATGCGGAGTACATCCTCGAGGGATATGTCGAGTTGGGCGAGCTGCGTACCGAAGGACCGTTTGGCGATCACACGGGCTTCTATACGATGCAGGACGACTATCCGGTCTTCCACGTCACCTGCATTACGCATCGGCGCGATCCTGTGTACGCCGCGACCATCGTGGGTAAGCCTCCGATGGAGGATGCATGGATGGGTAAGGCCGTGGAGCGGATCTTTCTGCCTCTGATGCAGTTGACGCTGCCGGAGATCGTGGATGTGAATCTCCCGCCGGAGGGCGTGTTTCATAACCTGATGATCGTGTCGATCAAGAAGTCCTATGCCGGGCAGGCGCGCAAGGTGATGAGCGGCATCTGGGCGATGGGACAGGCGATGTTTACCAAATGCATCATCGTGGTGGATGAGGACTGCGATGTGCAGGATCTGGCCGAGGTGACGTTACGGACGACGAACAACATCGACCCGGAGAGGGATATCCAGTTCACACTGGGGCCGATCGATTCGCTGGATCACGCGAGCCGGTTGCCAAACTACGGCAGCAAGATGGGGATCGATGCGACAAGAAAATGGCCGGCTGAGGGGTTCAATCGTCCGTGGCCTCCGATGCTGACGATGGACGCAACTGTGAAGGCCAGAGTTGATACGATCTGGAGCAAGTTAGGTATCGAATGA
- a CDS encoding acyltransferase family protein: MHDRPLTTTSVPSGRVLSIDVLRGITIAFMILVNDPGDWGHTYAQLDHAKWNGWTLTDLVFPSFLFIVGASIILSLYSRVARGDSRRDLGVHIVRRSVTIYVLAMVLNIVPYFHFTHLRLYGVLPRIALCYLCAGLICLVTQRARDLLAIVAVLLVGYWVLMRFVPVPGCGIPVRDIPLLDPDCNLAAWLDRSVIGFIQRTIHTGYLYEKTRDPEGLLSTIPAIATTLLGAVSALWLRRVEATKGNGAAFPATKAQCATALFLVGLMNMAAGLLWNVWFPINKNLWTSSYVLFAAGCSLVGLAACYWLIDVRRLHETRVGGWLTWPWLVFGSNAIVAFTVSVVLVKTLLFIRISSVLGPNGKPVTAWGWIYNNLFARGNSTDLTSLAFGLWFVLMCFIPNWILWRKRIFVKI, from the coding sequence ATGCACGACAGGCCCCTAACCACCACTTCTGTACCCTCAGGCCGCGTTCTTTCGATTGATGTCCTCCGGGGTATCACCATCGCGTTCATGATTCTGGTCAATGATCCTGGCGATTGGGGCCACACCTACGCGCAGCTGGATCATGCGAAGTGGAACGGATGGACGCTGACCGATCTGGTGTTTCCGAGTTTTCTGTTTATTGTGGGGGCGTCGATCATTCTTTCGCTGTACTCGCGGGTTGCGCGTGGAGACAGCCGCCGCGACCTCGGAGTGCATATCGTGCGCCGGTCGGTCACGATCTATGTGCTGGCGATGGTGCTGAATATTGTTCCGTACTTTCACTTTACGCATCTGCGGCTGTATGGGGTGCTTCCGCGCATTGCGCTTTGCTATCTGTGCGCGGGATTGATCTGCCTGGTTACACAACGGGCGCGTGATCTGCTTGCGATTGTGGCCGTTCTGCTGGTCGGTTACTGGGTGCTGATGCGGTTTGTGCCTGTTCCGGGGTGTGGGATTCCGGTTCGCGATATTCCGCTGCTGGATCCTGATTGCAATCTTGCCGCATGGCTTGACCGCAGTGTGATCGGCTTTATTCAGCGGACGATTCATACGGGGTATCTGTACGAGAAGACCCGCGACCCTGAAGGGCTGCTGAGCACGATCCCAGCGATTGCGACGACGCTGCTGGGAGCGGTGTCTGCATTGTGGCTGCGGCGGGTTGAGGCGACGAAGGGCAATGGCGCTGCGTTCCCGGCGACCAAGGCTCAATGTGCGACGGCCCTTTTTCTGGTGGGCCTGATGAACATGGCTGCCGGGCTGCTGTGGAACGTCTGGTTCCCGATCAATAAGAATCTTTGGACTAGCTCCTATGTGCTGTTTGCGGCGGGTTGCTCGCTGGTGGGGCTTGCGGCTTGCTACTGGCTCATCGACGTTCGCCGGTTGCATGAGACGCGAGTCGGGGGCTGGCTCACGTGGCCGTGGCTGGTCTTCGGTTCGAACGCTATTGTTGCCTTCACGGTGTCCGTTGTTCTGGTGAAGACGCTGCTGTTTATCAGGATTTCATCGGTTCTGGGGCCGAACGGAAAGCCGGTGACAGCCTGGGGATGGATCTACAACAACCTTTTCGCGCGAGGAAATTCGACCGACCTGACGTCACTGGCGTTCGGGTTGTGGTTTGTCCTGATGTGTTTTATTCCCAACTGGATTTTGTGGCGGAAGCGCATCTTCGTGAAAATTTGA
- a CDS encoding energy transducer TonB, producing MFEDSLVESRVAHLAPAKRWTAIASIALQSSVAALLVTIPLLHPERLTLRIDAPPVLVPFLPKPPVKIEPKQISTATSSTSPATPSTAQAEAHPVVFPTSDPAPGDTPPSTSPINFGMNAIPDALRTAGDGHGARVSEAPARPPATRLRISDMSPGMLMTPIRPIYPAIAKAAGVQGTVVVEAVISRTGTIESLHVVSGPPMLREAAMEAIRNARYQPYKLNNEPIEVETMITVNFKISG from the coding sequence ATGTTCGAGGACAGTCTTGTAGAGTCGCGTGTCGCCCATCTTGCCCCAGCCAAGCGCTGGACGGCCATAGCATCAATAGCCCTTCAGTCCTCCGTGGCTGCTTTGCTGGTAACGATCCCGTTACTACACCCAGAGCGGCTCACCCTCCGAATCGACGCTCCACCGGTCCTCGTGCCTTTCCTCCCCAAGCCGCCCGTAAAAATCGAGCCAAAACAAATATCCACGGCTACATCGAGCACAAGCCCGGCCACGCCATCGACCGCCCAAGCGGAAGCACACCCTGTGGTGTTTCCAACCAGCGATCCAGCCCCGGGCGACACCCCTCCTTCAACCTCTCCCATCAACTTCGGCATGAACGCCATCCCAGACGCCCTCCGAACCGCAGGAGACGGACACGGCGCTCGCGTCTCCGAAGCTCCAGCTCGTCCTCCCGCTACACGCCTCCGTATCTCGGATATGTCGCCAGGTATGCTGATGACGCCTATCCGGCCCATCTACCCAGCTATCGCCAAAGCTGCGGGAGTCCAGGGAACGGTCGTCGTCGAAGCCGTCATCTCGCGCACCGGCACCATCGAGAGCCTACACGTCGTCAGCGGCCCGCCGATGCTCCGGGAGGCCGCAATGGAGGCCATCCGAAACGCCCGCTACCAACCCTATAAGCTCAACAACGAGCCCATCGAAGTCGAGACCATGATCACAGTGAACTTCAAGATCAGCGGATGA